The Brachypodium distachyon strain Bd21 chromosome 4, Brachypodium_distachyon_v3.0, whole genome shotgun sequence nucleotide sequence CAAGTGGTCGATCACTTTGCCGGTCGCGATCGGCAGCATGCATTCGCGTGGTGCTGTTAAGCTAGGTACCTTAGGGCAGCTGGAGAAGGAGACCCATTTTGTCATTTGCGGCCACGGCGGTCCGTTTTTTGTCCGTCATGACCCATTTCCAGCTCAAATTTTGATTGAAAATGGGTCAAGAAGGACAACATCGTTTGCACTGCGTTCGTTCTTCTtttactcatttttttttccagggtTCTCACATGTCTATGACTAATAAAGCGGATCAAATGGAGGCCGCGTTGAGGGGCACCGACAGGGCCAAACGGATAACGGACCAAAAGGAATCCAAAACAGACATAATACAGCTCTCcccgctggagttgcccttaGGTCCCTGATTAATTAAAATATTTCCTCCAGAAATTTGTTTGTGAAATTGTGAAGTTAGTTACAAATAAATAGCAAAAGCAAGGCTGTATCGTTAATATACCTTTGTTTTAGCTTTCTCCTAAATTAAGCTTCTTAAAGTTTGCCAAagttattaaaaaaattatactaaTACTTACAGTATCAAACAAGTATATATGCTACGAGATGATGACAAAAATTAATTTGTCGTTGTAGATGCTCGTAGTTTTAGCTTAAAAGTTAAAACACAGCCAAAACATTTCGCCCCCCTACCGCTGTACGTGAGTATAGCAGTTTGGGTGAGGAACAAACAACTGCTCGATCAAAGTTCTGAATCAAGGTAGTGTGGATTGAAGGTTACTAAATGCATGTGGATCGATCAGGCCGGCCGTAGCATTCCACGGCAGCTAGCCAGCGGGAAGGAGATTACCACTGgtagtactactccgtagcgGTAGCACCCAACGAACCCCGCCATGAATGCGAATTAAGATCCACGCGCTTCAATTCGTCCATCCATGGCCCTCATCTGTCCATTGATCGCGCGCTACAGAGCCGCGCTTCTTGCCTTCTTGGATTGGAGTCGACTTGGACCAACCAACCGACTGCTGATCATCCTAGCTACAAGTGGCGATATTTACTCACTCCTACTACTAACGCGTACTActgcaccaccaccatgtGTTCGTCTTTCTTCTCGCGCGAGCGTACGCGTATACAGTAAGCACCAATTAACATTTACAGATTTAACGCGGGCTTACTGATGAAGGCACTACTCCTTAATTATAACAGTACTTAACGATCGACTAGTACTAATTAAAAGAGGTGGTAATAAAGTGCTTACCGACGAAGTCGGTGAGGACGCGGCCGTCGGAGAAGCGaccggcggggcggcgcgggaaGGTCTGGCCGTAGGGGTCGTACCAGGCGTGCGTGAGCTCCCTGCCCAGGTCGCCCAGGTTGCCCGTGTCCGCGTAAGAGTCCCCAAACACCCACAACTTCTGCTCCTcctgcttcttcctcttgttgctgctgctactactCGCCGCCGGGCTCCTCCGAACGGAGCTGCTGCAGCCGtcgtccatggccgccgccgatgcaGCAGGCCagagcgccgccatcgccagaCCTTGCAAGGCCCgatcggtcggtcggtcggtcaGAGAGGTAGGTGTAGCAATTAATAATCAACTAATGAATGAACCGCAGAAGCACAGAGAGCGCCGGCCTGACCAAAGGCAGATGGAAGGCCTGCGCGCCCGTAGTTAATTCATGGGGAGCGAAGCAATCAATTCAATTCGTACTAGTAGCTTGTGATCGAGGTAGGTGAGGCTGGCTTACagagaagggcggcggaggccatcatcggcgggaggctccggcgaggaagacgatggcCCATGCTTGCTGCTGGCTCCCTCGTTCGCGGCCGGCCTGGTGGTCTCTCTTCCTGTTCCTGGCTTTAATTTGTCTCGTCTCGTCTCTCGTGTTCTTCACGCGATGGCGCGGTTTGTGGTGGGACGTAGTACAACCGTGGGATATGGCCGGATGGGTAAGCAAATTAGAGGACCTGCCTTGTACTAGTATTTATACACACCAATATAATGGCATTTCCCTCTTTTGGATCGATCCCTTGGCTGCCGCTATAGCTGCATATTCCGCGGTTCGCCGTGCACTGCTTGACCAGATAGACAGAGGGAGACGTGCAGTGCGTACGTCGCAACAGCTCAACGGATCGAGCTGCTGTCTTACGTCTCAtttttatcgaaatattatatgtacaTAGACGTTtcttaagaatagatatatttatttttagaaaaatttaagacaagaattatgaaacggagaaagAATCATTCCTTCCTCCTCGAAGCAATAAGCCGTAGCCGTGTATCTATCCGGACGCCGTTCTCCAAAAATCGGGTCAACACTCTCGCTGCGCGAGCGAGAtgatctttttccttttcgtgCAATATGTATAGATATATGTGTGGTGGTGTACAGGTGTGTGGTATTGATCACGTCTCTGACCTCGACGGCTAACTGCCACCTACCCaggccccggccccggcccacCGGCCAGCCCAtgtacgccgccgccgccatcgtggTTGTATGTACATGCATGCCACGCACGTACGGGTCCCTGCCAGGTGGGGCCACACACTGCATTAAAGCACACATACACATGGCACCATCAGCCTCCCTCTCTCCGCAGGCAAGCCCGGAAATGTTAGCTGTCTCGTTTCCGGTTCCGGCTGGGACCAAGTCTGAACTCTTTCTTGCCTCCACATCGGCCTCTGCTCTGTTCGAGTGGTCAGGGGGATCCAATTTGAATCTTGATCGCTGGCAATGCAGTACTCGTACACATGACATGTAGGCGGCATTGCCCTCTGACTATGCAGCATGGTACGGCGATGATGCTTGGGGCAAGCAGAAACGTCCAATTGGGGTATCAGAATTCCATCCTCCTCGGTCAGTCAGACTCCTCTGCTCCACACAGTACCGTTCTAGCTTAATTTCCTGGCCTTCTCTGCACGGAACGGAATTCATCAACTGGGCATGAGAATCTTAGCTTTTGGGGATGCACGGCCAGCATATGCATCTGCGGATCGCAATCCCATGAACCTAATAAAGCTAGCACCGTTCTTAATTTAACCCATCATCAGAGGCTTTGAGCGGTAGTAGCATTCCATAGGTAGCGTGCATCAACAGTAAGTACATGTGCCCGCTAATCCGCTAGTCTACGAGGCACTGCATCGCAAAGCTAGCTTACTCATCCGTTCTTCTCGacgagacgacgacgagcatgtggaaagaaaaaggaaaactctTGCAGAACCGATTACTGATGTGTTTTATTTGAGAAAAGATAACATTAGCTTCAGATAACTAACTCCATGGATTGTCCCATTCATGTACATTCGAAGTTCGAATAATTTGCGAATTCATCGCATGCAATAATTAATGACCACCATAGAATTGCCAGCAGTACGTCGAATACGTATGAATCGATCGTGAATAATTTACAGTTTACAGACCACTCAATGCTGAGATGGATCGTTGATGCTTAATTGAGGAGAAGCTCCTTGACGAAGGCGACAACCCTGGGCACATCCACCGTCCACGCCACCGAGATCGGCGAGAAGCCAGACCACGCGTTCTCCGTGTTAAACCTGCACCAAATCAACAGCGATGCGATCAGTATCAGTAGCAACAAAAATCTCCAACATAACCAAAACTTGCCAGCCAGACTGTTGTTTAGAGCAAAGAAAGATGTTATAAAGGATGAACAGTTTTTGATTCATTATTACTTCTTGAGCCCCATGTCCATGGAGGTGTGCCCTCTGCAGATACCCTGGGTCTCCACCCTCACCACGCCCTTCCTGAACGTGAAGAACTCAGGCCGGACCATCGCCGCGAAGCTCACCGGGTCATGCAGGAACACAGCTGATGAAACAAGTGGATCGAGGCGTAAATCGTGGGTTCATCATTGAATCTGAATCGGCATTTCTGGAACCTTATTTTAATTTCTAGATCATGGAGATGCGACGACGTACCGGGATCACCATAGGACTTGAGGTGCCAGTCTCTGTAGAACTTGCAGATGTCGCACAGGAACTGCGTGTGCTTCCCCTTCGAGTTCCTCAGCTCCGAGAGATCATCGTCTGCGATCGATCAGTAATTAGGTTCAGATGCATGGTCGATACGATCGGTTTTGTTAACAAGCACCTCTCGAAGTGGATCATTGATTTTATATTGGGTTTGGTATGGTCTGTGTCAGTTTCAGGCGTACAGATGAATAAACCTGTGAAGCTGACTTGGGTGGTTATGTTGAGGCCAACCACGTAGATGTCTGCTCCTGAAGTGAAAACTATGTCGGCTGCTTCCGGGTCGCTGTGGATCTGCAGACAATAGAAGTGATCATATATGTTAGTCTGGTCAGATTACAGtttcagattggttctagcaGACTAACATGTTTCACAGCAGAGTACTGCCAATGCAGCCACCGTACAATGCAGCACAGGTAATAGATTTTTTCTAGTGTTGTTTCGCCTACCAAAAACGGTTTCCAGGTATTATAGGCCATAAGTCTGTATCACTATAGTTGGTTACTAGTGCTACTGGATGAACTTCATAGTTGCACAGAGGATCATAAACGGCAGCATTGTAAATCTCCAGCAAAGGACGGTGATTCAAGGAGAATTTAACCAAAGTTGAGTTTAGAAATGCACAAGTGATGAGTAGTGACATTACGTTTGCTTCAGCTGATGGGGTGGCATTTCCTGCCGAAAAGAAAGCTCCACCAAGCACAACtatcttcttcaccttggtcACAAAGGAGGGGTCCATCTTGATGGCCTGAAGAAATAATTAGAAAAGCTTAAGCTCCAGAAGAAAACACATAACCTGAAAATGAAATCATTCTGAGGCATGAAAGCAAGAATGAAATAACATACCAATGCGATGTTTGTCAGAGGGCCTAAGGCAAGTACAGAGACCTCCCCGGGGGACTGTGACACCTTATCTACCAGAAACTGTGCAGCGGTTTGCTCTGCTTTCTTGGTGGTGGGATCAGTAACAGGTACGTTCCCAATGCCATCCGATCCATGAACAAAGTCAGCAACATTCGGCTTGCCACCCTGCAATACAGAGAATGATATAAGGCATTTCAATTTCAGTACCAAATGTATATGTACCTGAAGAAACAAACTAAATATGCATGTTCAGACTATGATGTATTCTGAAGACAGAAGataaaaatacaaacaaaataaacaggTACTGTAGATTTGCATAACAAACAAAGGTTCAGACTGGATTGTCAATCTTGGATAAATCTGAAGTCGCTTTGACAAAGCTTTGCATACTAATTAATGTACGTTAAAACATTGTCTGCTCTATGAGAATTATTGCCTGTACAAAGTTTGGCCAGTGTGGTAACAAGTAGCGAAACAATAATTTCTGCAAGTAGTACCTTGAGAGGCTCAGCGCTGCCCTCGGCTACTGGCACCTCAGTACGGCCTGCCTTCTCACACTGCCAAATAGGTTTTCAGCAGAGACTTCAGTAAAGACTGAAGACGATGAACAAATTGAGTGGTCAACAGCATTTGACAATTAGAAAGTTAGAATGGCATAGTTGCTGCTACTTGCCAGTATCAAGGCGTTGCGGGTAGAGTACGCAGTGGTGCAATTGCCGAAGATGGTGGTGAGGCCTAGGACCTCAACGCTCGGTAAATTAAATGCCATCATGATCGCCACACTGTCATCTGGAACGGTGATCAGGTAATGAGCCAGATATAAGTACACTAGGAGGAGGAGTAGGAAACAGTGATTTGCTCTTCTAAGAAACAGTTACTGTcacttcaaaaaaataaaattcatcACTTCGAAATGAAACAGTTACTGTGACCGATTATAGGCTTGTTTTGGGGTAAATGTAAATATGTAATGCATGATATAACAGGTGGACCTGCATATTCCCGTCCAAAGAATGCAAGCATTTGTGGGTCAGACAAAAGGATGATGCGGATGCAGTAGTTTTCTGCGACTATAGTAATCGGTGAAGAGATACATCATTTGAGCAGGGCCAAGGGATCAGGAATCAAGAATCAGCAACTTTTTTCCTTGcttttcaaaggaaaagaCAGGAGAGGAGGATCAGGTACTAGTATCCATCCCTAGATtaaagcaagcaagcagcatCTTGTGTCAATCTGCCGGGTGCTTTTGCTCAATTCTACTGCTGAGACATATACTGTAGTAAAAACTCCAAGAGAGTCAGAATGGTACGCCAAGAGGCCCACATCGCAGGATCCAGCGGAAGCAGAACAGacgagaagaggaagggaaaaaaaagtactccaaAAAACTGGTGATTCTACATGGAAATAAGGGATCAAGGAAACTGCGAGGTCTGGTGGATCCTGGAGCGCGTCCAAGTCCAGTGCCCGGCAATATGTCTGTACTCTGAATATTCAGCAGCAGTACTATTCGCATGAAGCAAGATAACCAAGGTGCGGAATCGGGGATAATGGAGGCGGGTGAGGTAGGTACCGATGCCGGGATCCGTGTCGATGATGACCTTCTCctttgccgccgccgggtGGATCTCGCGGTGCCCGTTCCCCTCCATCTCCGgccggccgatcgatcgatatcAAATCGATCCAAACCTCCCCCGGTTCCTCTCTCGAGACTTGCTTCTCTCTtctccggttcctcctccgGTCCTTATCTCTAGGTTATTTATCGTAGCCAGGCACGGAGACTTGCAGTTTCGTTTGGACAAGTGGGAGATAATCAGATAATGGCGATGGATCGCCGGAGCTGCGGTTGATCTTGGTGGTTGCTGACTGGCCTGCAGggccccgccccgccccgcccgGCTCCGTCCGATCTGGACGCCAATGGCGGATCGGAGGTGCAGACGTGGGCGTGACGTGTCGCGCGCACATGGATATCGTGGTTCCTCTTGTTCCTGTGGCTTCCTGCGCTGCTGCTACTACCAAACCTAACGCCGGTGGGAGACACGACAAAACCCGACTGGCCTGCCGGCCGACGACACACTCATCATCGTACCGCACACCTGCGATTTCTTTGTCGATCTCTAGGCCCCGTTTTGGGCTGCCGAGTAACCACCGAGGGATTCATAGATTAGAATGCACTAAAACGCATGGAAGTgtgggaaaaaaaacaatgctaAGAAGCAGCACGTGGTCGATGATTGTGCCTAGCGGCGGACCCAGATTTTTATTATTGGGTGGAAGAACCGTGTATTTTCAATATTGGGTGGGGCAAATACACTACggtcctattttttttcttattttttttagagtttTTACTTATAATAAAAGATTTAAAATTTATTGGGTGGGGCGGACCCCTCCCAATCACCCGGCTGGGTCCGCCCCTTTGCACCGGAGATATCTTGTGTTCTCCTCTTTGAAAGGAATGCTGAAATAGACAACCGTTGGTTGCAAAGCAGAATGGAGGGGTTTGGGCTCTGGCTTTCTTGTGTTCTCCTCTTTGAAAGGAATGCTGAAATAGACAACAGTTGGTTGCAAAGCAGAATGGAGGGGTTTGGGCTCTGGCTGTAGCGACTTGGCAGCTGCTCATTACACGCATTTGTCTTTCTTCGTTGCTCCGGCATTGCACCGACGACATGGCATGAGGAGCCGGATTTCGCGTAGTGGGGAAAATTTCTCAAGGACTTTTTTTTAGCACGAAGTTCTCAAGGACTTAGTTGTACGTTCctttttagtactccctccgatccatatttgTTGTgccaaatttgtccaaatatgaatgtatctgtgcaaaaaaaaaaggtctaaatacatgtaatatttcaacaactaATATCGATAAGAGGGAGTAGTGTCTTTCTATTCTGGGAGATAGACGGATCGCTACCCTATTCTAGATGTAGCACCAGGAGCTAATTTAGCACATAtcccgatcctaaattgttgtcgaaataacatgtatctagacgctttttaagagtagatacattcatatttagacaaatttgagacaagaatttagaatcggagggagtaatccACATCAGGAACATAAACCTAGTCAAGTAGtacaaaacaaattaacaagGCTTTGTTTCACCCAACGGAGCAAGAACTTCTTTCCAAACTATGTACAAAGTAGTTGAATCAAATGAATTTGCATCGAATATTGTTTGATTATACCGCAAGATAGGTCCTAGCCAATGAAATTTTTTTGTAACAAGAATCGTATGAACAAAAACGTGAATCATAGGAAACACAAACATTATTTTGTGTAACAGGTAgcttttttaaaagaaaaggaggccCTTGGCTCATGGATACACGCAACCTCATATATAATCAAAAGGAAGTGAAAGTGTGCCAAAAAAGTATTTAAAGGTTACAAGATCAAGAATAAAGAGTCTACACATGACGCTCATGCATCACATAGCCTATTGGTAACATGCCACTCATACAGGTTGCAAAAGCCTCGTGCGGTCATTTCTACACGTTATAGTTTCGGATGGCAACGGGGACGAAACCCGTCGGGTAGTGGCTGCCCAAACCCGTCCCCGCGACCCTCATCCCAAACCCGTCCCCGTCCCTGTCCCCGGTCGCGGGTTTCAGTTTTCTCCCAGCACCATCCCCATCGGGTTTTTCGTCCCCGTCAGGGAACCCGAACCCGCCAGCATTTCAGCACCAAGCCAAAGTTTCAACAGCAACATGAATGAAAAACAACTCGTTTCAGCTCCAAAATAAGATAAAACAATATAATTTAGACACCATTTCACACATATAACAACATTATATAGTTCTCACATATAACATCACCATTTGACACATAAAACAACACCATTTGGGGTAGAAATATGGGCTGTATCGGGCCATTT carries:
- the LOC100828037 gene encoding probable uridine nucleosidase 2 isoform X2, translating into MEGNGHREIHPAAAKEKVIIDTDPGIDDSVAIMMAFNLPSVEVLGLTTIFGNCTTAYSTRNALILCEKAGRTEVPVAEGSAEPLKGGKPNVADFVHGSDGIGNVPVTDPTTKKAEQTAAQFLVDKVSQSPGEVSVLALGPLTNIALAIKMDPSFVTKVKKIVVLGGAFFSAGNATPSAEANIHSDPEAADIVFTSGADIYVVGLNITTQVSFTDDDLSELRNSKGKHTQFLCDICKFYRDWHLKSYGDPAVFLHDPVSFAAMVRPEFFTFRKGVVRVETQGICRGHTSMDMGLKKFNTENAWSGFSPISVAWTVDVPRVVAFVKELLLN
- the LOC100828037 gene encoding probable uridine nucleosidase 2 isoform X1, which gives rise to MEGNGHREIHPAAAKEKVIIDTDPGIDDSVAIMMAFNLPSVEVLGLTTIFGNCTTAYSTRNALILCEKAGRTEVPVAEGSAEPLKGGKPNVADFVHGSDGIGNVPVTDPTTKKAEQTAAQFLVDKVSQSPGEVSVLALGPLTNIALAIKMDPSFVTKVKKIVVLGGAFFSAGNATPSAEANIHSDPEAADIVFTSGADIYVVGLNITTQVSFTGLFIYDDLSELRNSKGKHTQFLCDICKFYRDWHLKSYGDPAVFLHDPVSFAAMVRPEFFTFRKGVVRVETQGICRGHTSMDMGLKKFNTENAWSGFSPISVAWTVDVPRVVAFVKELLLN